One genomic region from Salifodinibacter halophilus encodes:
- a CDS encoding RNA polymerase subunit sigma gives EESYLADKADPNYEPSYDPDLDQLLAIDRALEALSAVEPRLTQLVEMRYFAGMSDIEIGEVLGLTDRTIRRDWRKARAF, from the coding sequence GAGGAAAGCTATCTGGCCGACAAGGCCGACCCGAACTACGAGCCGTCCTACGATCCGGACCTGGACCAGCTGCTGGCGATCGACCGCGCCCTGGAAGCGCTCAGCGCGGTCGAGCCGCGCCTGACCCAACTGGTGGAGATGCGCTACTTCGCCGGCATGAGCGATATCGAGATCGGCGAAGTGCTGGGCCTGACCGACCGCACCATCCGCCGCGACTGGCGCAAGGCGCGCGCGTTC